The following are from one region of the Hydrogenophaga sp. BPS33 genome:
- a CDS encoding ABC transporter substrate-binding protein — translation MTIRSLLMAVRGTAAVFLAVATTAGTAHAQALRDVNVALSFYASAEHGGYYAAMAEGIYEKHGLNVKVTQVGPQGNNMQQMVSGKVDFVNGWNMRALNAVREDIPLVSVAAIFQRDPQCLVHHQGTYPKLENMKGAPMRVAQLARGSWWPWLKARHGFDDSQLRPFDASYAALLQDPKMVQQGFITNDGFQFKRQNLAMECMLLADYGWSSYNYTIDTTQKLIKENPKLVADFIKATVEGWRAFLRDPGPASRLIKANNPTMADEQIAYAMAQMKQHGLLESGDAANGRIGNMSDARWAGFYQEMVAAKALPPGMDVRKAYDMQFVKQLYPSN, via the coding sequence ATGACGATCCGATCTCTTCTGATGGCGGTCCGCGGCACCGCCGCCGTTTTCCTGGCGGTGGCCACCACCGCCGGCACGGCCCATGCCCAGGCCCTGCGCGATGTCAACGTGGCCCTGAGCTTCTATGCGTCCGCGGAGCATGGCGGCTACTACGCCGCGATGGCCGAAGGCATTTACGAGAAGCACGGCCTGAACGTCAAGGTGACGCAGGTGGGCCCGCAGGGCAACAACATGCAGCAGATGGTCTCCGGCAAGGTGGACTTCGTGAACGGGTGGAACATGCGCGCGCTCAACGCCGTGCGCGAAGACATTCCGCTGGTCTCGGTGGCCGCAATCTTCCAGCGCGACCCGCAGTGCCTGGTGCACCACCAGGGCACCTACCCCAAGCTGGAGAACATGAAGGGCGCGCCCATGCGCGTGGCACAGCTTGCGCGCGGCAGCTGGTGGCCCTGGCTGAAAGCCCGCCATGGGTTTGACGACAGCCAGCTGCGCCCTTTCGACGCGAGCTACGCGGCGCTGCTGCAGGACCCGAAGATGGTGCAGCAGGGCTTCATCACCAACGACGGTTTCCAGTTCAAGCGCCAGAACCTTGCCATGGAGTGCATGCTGCTCGCCGACTACGGCTGGTCCAGCTACAACTACACCATCGACACCACGCAGAAGCTGATCAAGGAGAACCCGAAGCTGGTGGCGGACTTCATCAAGGCCACGGTGGAAGGCTGGCGCGCCTTCCTGCGCGACCCTGGACCGGCATCGCGCCTCATCAAGGCCAACAACCCCACCATGGCCGACGAGCAGATCGCCTATGCGATGGCGCAGATGAAACAGCACGGCCTGCTCGAATCCGGCGATGCGGCCAACGGCCGGATCGGCAACATGAGCGATGCCCGCTGGGCCGGCTTCTACCAGGAGATGGTCGCGGCCAAGGCGCTGCCCCCTGGCATGGATGTGCGCAAAGCCTACGACATGCAGTTCGTCAAGCAGCTGTATCCCTCCAACTGA
- a CDS encoding aromatic ring-hydroxylating dioxygenase subunit alpha gives MLITQQNMFRHFWYPVMPTHLLDAGSPQAFRLLGEDIVLWKVGDGRYASMEDRCCHRTAKLSMGWLENDRIVCGYHGWAYDCTGQCVSMPQSPEAVKIPYKVKSHLTDVRYGYVWVCLEPDPINTIPVLEEDGAPGFRLIHEFYEPCRASGLRLMENFFDFSHTSFVHKGTFGNMVDATPRKTEIEETEHGIVLRGDVPVLNADEHIQRVVRDQGVESVRHMVSNWYMPFMRKSQITYPNGLIHSLVTSATPIDDERSMLCQWIYRNDTEAEVSAADCIEMDRRITNEDILILEGLDHDVPLAPANAEEAHMYTDRPGLAMRRRLLKMLEARGEKEVRTPRNLARYGIRVETVSA, from the coding sequence ATGCTGATCACCCAACAAAACATGTTCCGCCACTTCTGGTACCCGGTCATGCCCACCCACCTGCTGGATGCGGGCAGCCCGCAAGCCTTTCGCCTGCTGGGCGAAGACATCGTGCTCTGGAAGGTGGGCGACGGGCGCTACGCCTCGATGGAAGACCGCTGCTGCCACCGCACCGCCAAGCTCTCGATGGGCTGGCTGGAAAACGACCGCATCGTGTGCGGCTACCACGGCTGGGCCTATGACTGCACCGGCCAGTGCGTGTCCATGCCGCAAAGCCCTGAGGCCGTGAAGATCCCCTACAAGGTCAAGAGCCACCTGACGGACGTGCGCTATGGCTACGTTTGGGTGTGCCTGGAGCCCGATCCGATCAACACCATTCCGGTGCTGGAAGAAGACGGCGCGCCGGGCTTCCGCCTGATCCACGAGTTCTACGAGCCCTGCCGTGCGAGCGGCCTGCGCCTGATGGAGAACTTCTTCGACTTCTCGCACACCAGTTTCGTGCACAAGGGCACCTTCGGCAACATGGTGGATGCCACACCGCGCAAGACCGAGATCGAAGAAACCGAGCATGGCATCGTGCTGCGCGGGGATGTGCCGGTGTTGAATGCCGACGAGCACATCCAGCGCGTGGTGCGCGACCAGGGGGTGGAGTCGGTGCGCCACATGGTGAGCAACTGGTACATGCCCTTCATGCGCAAGTCGCAGATCACCTACCCCAACGGCCTGATCCATTCGCTGGTGACCTCGGCCACGCCCATCGACGACGAGCGCTCCATGCTGTGCCAGTGGATCTACCGCAACGACACGGAAGCCGAGGTCAGCGCCGCCGACTGCATCGAGATGGACCGCCGCATCACCAACGAGGACATCCTGATTCTCGAAGGGCTCGACCACGACGTGCCACTGGCCCCCGCGAACGCGGAGGAAGCCCACATGTACACCGACCGCCCGGGCCTGGCCATGCGTCGGCGGCTGCTGAAGATGCTGGAGGCGCGCGGCGAGAAGGAGGTGCGAACACCCCGCAACCTGGCGCGCTACGGCATCCGTGTCGAAACCGTGTCCGCGTGA
- a CDS encoding creatininase family protein: MANTFAASVPSRFWADLTSEAFSRLDRPSVIAVLPVGAIEQHGPHLPMSVDTATVNAMVAATLAHLGADLPVLFLPTQPIGKSNEHSRYPGTLTLSAQTLITLWSEIGACVAAAGVRKLVLFNSHGGQESVMDIVARDLRERFGMLVVCVNWYQLGLPDGLIGDDEMRHGIHAGELESSILLEIHPDLVHMERAGNFASTDRALSAGSRYLSYVEGKARVAWQTQDLNPQGACGNAALATAQKGRATLDHVGEQFALVLEDIHRVPLESLDSATAW, encoded by the coding sequence ATGGCCAACACCTTTGCCGCCTCGGTACCGTCCCGCTTCTGGGCCGACCTGACCAGCGAGGCCTTCTCGCGGCTGGACCGCCCGAGCGTGATCGCCGTGTTGCCCGTGGGCGCGATCGAACAGCACGGCCCGCACCTGCCGATGTCGGTCGACACGGCCACCGTCAATGCGATGGTGGCGGCCACGCTGGCGCACCTGGGCGCCGACCTGCCGGTGCTGTTCCTGCCCACGCAACCCATCGGCAAGAGCAACGAGCATTCGCGCTACCCGGGCACCTTGACCTTGTCGGCCCAGACGCTGATCACGCTCTGGAGCGAGATCGGCGCCTGCGTGGCCGCGGCCGGCGTGCGCAAGCTGGTGCTGTTCAACAGCCACGGCGGGCAGGAATCGGTCATGGACATCGTCGCGCGCGATCTGCGCGAACGCTTCGGCATGCTCGTGGTGTGCGTGAACTGGTACCAGTTGGGACTGCCCGATGGGCTGATTGGCGATGACGAGATGCGCCACGGTATCCACGCCGGTGAACTGGAGAGTTCGATCCTGCTCGAGATCCACCCCGATCTGGTGCACATGGAGCGGGCCGGAAATTTCGCCAGCACCGACCGGGCGCTGAGCGCAGGGTCGCGTTACCTGTCTTACGTGGAGGGCAAGGCCCGCGTGGCCTGGCAGACGCAGGACCTGAACCCGCAAGGCGCCTGTGGCAACGCCGCGCTGGCCACCGCGCAAAAAGGGCGCGCCACGCTGGACCACGTGGGTGAACAGTTCGCCCTGGTGCTGGAAGACATCCACCGCGTGCCACTCGAATCGCTGGACAGCGCAACGGCGTGGTAG
- a CDS encoding amidohydrolase family protein, with translation MVAGPAFPASGCWLARARVPDRLLDVPQRDALAPAAPGFRAVQLRIQDGHITALAAAVANDGLPVVDLADGIVTPCWVDLHTHLDKSHTATRIGRTHHALRDAVAASGEDRDRWTVDDIRRRMDFSLRTAYTQGTRAIRTHIDWVGASMPQAWPVAQALRGEWSARVELQPTSLSPLQLFAQADAGTAIAAVLAKQGGVLGASVHPVPGQRSLLERVFELAVAHDLDLDFHADEHLQNDIEGLRTIARLTMRYGWEGRVACGHACALSVAPVDACASVLRALADAGIVLIGLPLANLQLQDGSAGRTPRLRGIAPLQEARDLGVRVGLASDNVQDAFVPFADFDLLQVLAVGALAAHLDDPLARWIDCIGTTPAAAMGLAWDGTLRVGAPADLVLLTGRNSFEVCGRPERRVLRGGRLIDAALPDFRELDRPGPAN, from the coding sequence GTGGTAGCGGGACCAGCCTTTCCCGCCAGCGGCTGCTGGCTGGCCCGGGCGCGTGTGCCCGATCGATTGCTCGACGTGCCGCAACGCGACGCACTCGCGCCGGCTGCGCCGGGGTTTCGCGCGGTCCAGCTGCGCATCCAAGACGGTCACATCACCGCGCTGGCCGCCGCCGTGGCCAACGACGGCCTGCCGGTGGTGGACCTCGCCGACGGCATCGTCACCCCGTGCTGGGTGGACCTGCACACCCATCTCGACAAGAGCCACACGGCCACCCGCATCGGCCGCACCCACCACGCGCTGCGCGACGCGGTGGCGGCCTCCGGTGAAGACCGCGATCGATGGACCGTGGACGACATCCGCCGGCGCATGGACTTTTCCTTGCGAACCGCCTACACGCAGGGCACACGCGCGATCCGCACCCACATCGATTGGGTGGGCGCGTCCATGCCGCAGGCCTGGCCCGTGGCGCAAGCCCTGCGCGGCGAGTGGTCGGCGCGCGTCGAACTGCAGCCGACGAGCCTCTCGCCCCTGCAGCTGTTCGCCCAGGCCGACGCGGGCACGGCGATAGCCGCTGTACTGGCGAAACAAGGGGGTGTGCTTGGAGCATCGGTGCATCCGGTGCCGGGTCAGCGCAGCTTGCTCGAACGGGTGTTCGAGCTGGCGGTGGCGCACGACCTGGACCTCGACTTCCACGCCGACGAGCACCTGCAGAACGACATCGAAGGACTGCGCACCATCGCCCGGTTGACCATGCGGTACGGCTGGGAAGGCCGCGTGGCTTGCGGACACGCTTGCGCCCTGTCGGTCGCACCCGTCGACGCGTGTGCGTCGGTGCTGCGCGCGCTGGCCGACGCCGGCATCGTGCTCATCGGATTGCCACTGGCCAACCTGCAACTGCAGGACGGCAGCGCGGGCCGCACACCCCGTCTGCGTGGCATCGCCCCTTTGCAGGAAGCACGCGACCTCGGCGTGCGGGTCGGCCTGGCGTCCGACAATGTGCAGGACGCCTTCGTGCCGTTCGCCGATTTCGACCTGCTGCAGGTGTTGGCCGTGGGCGCGCTGGCGGCCCATCTGGACGATCCGCTCGCGCGCTGGATCGACTGCATCGGCACCACGCCGGCCGCCGCGATGGGCCTGGCCTGGGACGGCACATTGCGCGTCGGCGCACCGGCCGATCTGGTGCTGCTCACGGGTCGCAACAGCTTCGAAGTCTGTGGTCGTCCTGAGCGTCGGGTCCTGCGCGGTGGCCGCCTGATCGACGCCGCGCTGCCCGACTTTCGCGAACTCGATAGGCCCGGGCCCGCGAACTAG
- a CDS encoding class I adenylate-forming enzyme family protein — protein MLMHQLITDGAMRHPDKTAFVWVDRQASLSYAEAVAQMERMAGALAHLGVRKGDRVTVFAHNGMDYLLAMLGAWRIGAIAALVNVKFKDDLTYYLADHQPRVVIYTHDMRDAVDTAVAQVPGIEHLVCMDGAQPGAHALPELMAQGFAVPSDPQDESAIAHLSYTSGTTGKPKGACLAHEPTVRASRCIAERLRVRADDISFGPTALSSSYQLVGNLLPALSRGATVHVMRFWTQQAGWEALDKAQATILVGNPTLLEELRAESALRGRAPGRLRMGLSGGGPVPATLKRAWRDELQLPLVESFGQSELGGFMALGYPELEPDDSKLMRVGPALPDKEVWMMGPDGRRLAPGQLGEIVLRGGFMWGYWNKPGKTQEVTADGLLRTGDIGLMDHDGHVTMRGRRSELLHVNGVSWFPRDVEEALCRQPGVRQAALIGLPGGDGGVLPRAFVTRRPDSEIDAARLKTAVQAEVSYDLGSMEVVAIDELPMTPTGKIAKGDLLTLAMATS, from the coding sequence ATGCTGATGCACCAGTTGATCACCGACGGCGCGATGCGCCACCCCGACAAGACCGCCTTCGTCTGGGTGGACCGCCAGGCCAGCCTGTCGTATGCAGAAGCCGTGGCGCAGATGGAGCGCATGGCGGGTGCGCTGGCGCACCTGGGCGTGCGCAAGGGCGACCGTGTCACCGTGTTCGCGCACAACGGCATGGACTACCTGTTGGCCATGCTGGGGGCGTGGCGCATCGGTGCCATTGCTGCGCTGGTCAACGTGAAGTTCAAGGACGATCTCACCTACTACCTGGCCGACCACCAGCCCCGCGTGGTCATCTACACGCACGACATGCGCGATGCCGTGGACACCGCAGTGGCCCAGGTGCCGGGCATCGAACACCTGGTGTGCATGGACGGTGCGCAGCCGGGCGCGCACGCGCTGCCCGAGCTGATGGCGCAAGGGTTCGCCGTGCCATCCGACCCGCAAGACGAGAGCGCCATCGCGCACCTGTCCTACACCTCCGGCACCACTGGCAAGCCCAAGGGTGCCTGCCTGGCGCACGAACCGACTGTGCGGGCCAGCCGCTGCATCGCCGAGCGCCTGCGCGTGCGGGCGGACGACATCTCGTTCGGTCCAACCGCGTTGTCCAGCTCGTACCAGCTCGTCGGCAACCTGCTGCCGGCGCTCTCGCGCGGTGCGACCGTGCATGTGATGCGGTTCTGGACGCAGCAGGCCGGGTGGGAGGCGCTCGACAAGGCTCAGGCCACCATCCTCGTGGGCAACCCCACGCTGCTGGAAGAGCTGCGCGCCGAAAGCGCGCTGCGGGGCCGCGCACCTGGTCGCCTGCGCATGGGGCTCTCCGGTGGTGGTCCGGTGCCCGCCACCCTCAAGCGCGCCTGGCGCGATGAATTGCAACTGCCCTTGGTGGAGAGTTTCGGCCAGAGCGAGCTTGGCGGCTTCATGGCGCTGGGTTACCCCGAACTCGAACCGGATGACAGCAAGCTGATGCGCGTGGGCCCGGCCTTGCCCGACAAGGAGGTGTGGATGATGGGCCCCGATGGCCGACGCCTCGCTCCAGGGCAATTGGGTGAAATCGTGCTGCGCGGCGGCTTCATGTGGGGCTACTGGAACAAGCCCGGCAAGACGCAGGAAGTGACCGCCGACGGACTGCTGCGCACGGGCGACATCGGACTGATGGATCACGACGGCCATGTGACCATGCGAGGGAGGCGCTCCGAGCTCCTGCATGTGAACGGTGTGAGCTGGTTTCCACGCGATGTCGAAGAGGCTCTGTGCCGCCAGCCTGGCGTGCGCCAGGCTGCGCTGATCGGCTTGCCGGGCGGCGACGGCGGCGTGCTGCCGCGCGCCTTCGTCACCCGCCGTCCGGACAGCGAGATCGATGCCGCGCGTCTCAAGACGGCGGTGCAGGCCGAAGTGTCCTACGACCTCGGTTCGATGGAGGTGGTGGCCATCGACGAACTTCCCATGACGCCGACGGGCAAGATCGCGAAGGGTGATCTGCTCACGCTCGCCATGGCCACGTCCTGA
- a CDS encoding 2-hydroxyacid dehydrogenase, which yields MNTAPTRPRLLIARAIFPEVIDRLTPFFDVDSNQADDVLSATQMATRLVDKQGLLCTASDVIDAPLLAQCHALRICANMAVGFGNLDLAALSARGVVATHTPGVLSDTTADFGFALLMAAARRTGEAERCVREGRWHKWSYDFMAGQDVHGSTLGILGMGRIGQGVARRGAHGFGMRVIYHNRNRLDAAGEASIPARFVDMDTLLRESDHLVLTVAHSAATHHVIDAQALARMKRTATLVNIARGGVVDEDALIEALCNGVIAAAALDVFENEPAVHPALVSLPNVVLTPHMASASRATRLRMAHLAADNLLAYFQTGRALTPVPPLSPSLPA from the coding sequence ATGAATACCGCCCCCACCAGACCCCGCCTCCTGATTGCGCGCGCCATCTTTCCCGAAGTGATCGACCGGCTGACGCCGTTTTTCGACGTGGACAGCAACCAGGCCGACGACGTACTGAGCGCTACGCAGATGGCCACCCGGTTGGTGGACAAACAGGGCCTTCTCTGCACCGCGAGCGATGTCATCGACGCGCCCCTGCTGGCGCAGTGCCACGCGCTGCGCATCTGCGCCAACATGGCGGTGGGCTTCGGCAACCTGGATCTCGCGGCCCTGTCGGCGCGCGGCGTGGTGGCCACCCACACACCGGGCGTCCTGAGCGACACCACGGCCGACTTCGGCTTCGCACTGCTGATGGCAGCCGCGAGAAGAACGGGCGAAGCCGAGCGTTGCGTGCGCGAAGGCCGGTGGCACAAATGGTCGTACGACTTCATGGCCGGACAGGACGTCCACGGCAGCACGCTCGGCATTCTGGGCATGGGACGCATCGGACAAGGCGTGGCCCGGCGCGGCGCGCACGGTTTCGGCATGCGTGTCATCTACCACAACCGCAACCGGCTCGACGCGGCCGGCGAGGCATCCATCCCCGCCCGATTCGTTGACATGGACACGCTGTTGCGAGAGTCGGACCATCTGGTGCTCACAGTGGCCCACAGCGCTGCCACGCACCATGTGATCGATGCCCAGGCGCTGGCGCGCATGAAGCGCACCGCGACGCTCGTGAACATCGCGCGCGGGGGCGTGGTGGACGAGGACGCCCTGATCGAGGCCCTGTGCAACGGCGTGATCGCTGCGGCCGCGCTGGATGTATTCGAGAACGAACCGGCCGTGCATCCGGCCCTGGTGTCGCTACCGAACGTGGTGCTGACACCGCACATGGCCAGCGCGAGCCGCGCGACGCGCCTGCGCATGGCCCATCTGGCCGCCGACAACCTCCTCGCCTACTTCCAAACCGGTCGGGCACTGACGCCGGTACCGCCGCTCTCCCCTAGCCTGCCGGCGTGA
- a CDS encoding LysR family transcriptional regulator: MNDIKKALRIELRQWRQFTVLAEELHFGRAAARLHMTQPPLTQAIAGLEAALGVVLFERTQRSVQISPAGAALLPEVRDLLARAHALPELARAAACGEVGRLRLAFVSTVGFELLPRWVQAFRQRWPQVSLELIEATGDVQQELLARGEVDAGMVLHSPGALLPGLAHMRIASEPFVVALPESHPLAATDRPALAALLAEPLVVFPRRILPTLQDAIFAMYHAAGRVPRVAQEAIQMQTIVNLVSAGLGIAWVPQSVRQFQRPGVVYRNTRPSRGRALPMCETSLVWRAQAVSPALAHFIGFAQTQVTLPVSPQPLEQALRAGPRRTPHGKR, encoded by the coding sequence ATGAATGACATCAAGAAAGCACTGCGCATTGAATTGCGCCAATGGCGCCAGTTCACCGTTCTGGCCGAAGAGTTGCACTTCGGCCGGGCTGCAGCCCGCTTGCACATGACGCAGCCTCCGTTGACCCAGGCCATTGCCGGGCTGGAGGCCGCGCTGGGCGTGGTGTTGTTCGAGCGCACACAGCGCAGCGTGCAGATCTCGCCGGCCGGTGCGGCCTTGTTGCCCGAGGTGCGCGACCTGCTGGCCCGTGCGCATGCCTTGCCCGAACTGGCCCGCGCCGCGGCCTGTGGCGAAGTGGGCCGCCTGCGGCTGGCGTTCGTGTCCACCGTGGGTTTCGAGTTGCTGCCCCGGTGGGTGCAGGCTTTTCGCCAGCGCTGGCCACAGGTGTCGCTGGAGCTGATCGAGGCCACGGGCGACGTGCAGCAGGAACTGTTGGCACGCGGCGAAGTGGACGCCGGCATGGTGCTGCATTCGCCGGGCGCGCTGCTTCCCGGACTGGCGCACATGCGCATCGCCAGTGAACCTTTTGTGGTGGCCTTGCCCGAGTCCCATCCGTTGGCCGCGACCGACCGTCCCGCTCTGGCGGCCTTGCTGGCGGAGCCGCTGGTGGTGTTCCCACGCCGCATCCTGCCCACGCTGCAGGATGCGATCTTCGCGATGTACCACGCGGCCGGTCGCGTGCCGCGGGTGGCGCAGGAGGCGATCCAGATGCAGACCATCGTCAACCTGGTGTCGGCGGGACTCGGGATTGCCTGGGTCCCCCAGAGCGTGCGGCAGTTCCAGCGTCCGGGCGTGGTCTACCGCAACACACGGCCTTCTCGGGGACGCGCACTGCCGATGTGCGAGACCAGCCTGGTCTGGCGAGCGCAAGCCGTGAGCCCCGCGCTGGCCCATTTCATCGGGTTCGCGCAGACACAGGTCACGCTCCCCGTTTCGCCGCAGCCTCTTGAGCAGGCGTTGAGGGCCGGGCCGCGACGGACACCGCACGGCAAGCGCTGA
- the ilvD gene encoding dihydroxy-acid dehydratase, whose protein sequence is MAHSKSIPIQPINSRSAHITQGKSRAPNRSMFYAMGYEESDFKKPMVGVANGHSTITPCNSGLQKLADAAVAGIEEAGGNAQIFGTPTISDGMAMGTEGMKYSLVSREVIADCIETCVQGQWMDGVVVVGGCDKNMPGGMMGMLRANVPAIYVYGGTILPGRYKGQDLNIVSVFEAVGQNAAGNLSDEDLREIEMRAIPGTGSCGGMYTANTMSSSFEALGLSLPYSSTMANPHDEKQNSARESAKVLIEAIRKDIKPRDIVTKKAIENAVAVIMATGGSTNAVLHFLAIAHAAGVAWSIDDFERIRQRTPVLCDLKPSGQYLAVDLHKAGGIPQVMKILLKAGLLHGDCLTITGQTIAEVLQDVPDAPRADQDVIRPIDKPLYAQGHLAILKGNLSPEGAVAKITGLKNPVITGPARVFDDEQSALQAILDGRIQAGDVMVLRYLGPKGGPGMPEMLAPTGALIGAGLGESVGLITDGRFSGGTWGMVVGHVAPEAAAGGTIAFVREGDTITIDAHRLLLELHVPEAEIAQRRQGWSAPAPRYTRGVQAKFAFNAASASKGAVLDNF, encoded by the coding sequence ATGGCACACAGCAAATCCATCCCCATCCAGCCCATCAACAGCCGCAGCGCCCACATCACGCAAGGCAAATCGCGCGCACCCAACCGCTCGATGTTCTACGCCATGGGCTACGAGGAGAGCGACTTCAAGAAACCCATGGTGGGCGTGGCCAATGGGCACAGCACCATCACGCCATGCAACAGCGGCCTGCAGAAGCTGGCCGACGCGGCCGTGGCCGGCATCGAGGAAGCCGGCGGCAATGCGCAGATCTTCGGCACGCCCACCATCTCCGACGGCATGGCCATGGGCACCGAGGGCATGAAGTACTCGCTGGTCAGCCGCGAGGTCATTGCTGACTGCATCGAGACCTGCGTGCAGGGCCAGTGGATGGATGGCGTGGTGGTGGTCGGCGGCTGCGACAAGAACATGCCCGGCGGCATGATGGGCATGCTGCGCGCCAACGTGCCGGCCATCTACGTGTACGGCGGCACCATCCTGCCGGGGCGCTACAAGGGGCAGGACCTGAACATCGTCAGCGTGTTCGAGGCCGTGGGCCAGAATGCGGCAGGCAACCTGAGCGACGAGGACCTGCGCGAGATCGAGATGCGCGCCATCCCCGGCACCGGCTCCTGCGGCGGCATGTACACGGCCAACACCATGTCGTCCTCGTTCGAAGCGCTGGGCCTGTCGCTGCCCTACTCCAGCACGATGGCCAACCCGCACGACGAGAAGCAGAACTCGGCCCGGGAATCGGCCAAGGTGTTGATCGAGGCGATCAGGAAGGACATCAAGCCGCGCGACATCGTGACGAAGAAGGCGATCGAAAACGCGGTGGCGGTGATCATGGCCACGGGCGGCTCCACCAACGCCGTGCTGCACTTCCTGGCGATTGCGCACGCGGCCGGTGTGGCATGGTCGATCGACGACTTCGAGCGCATCCGCCAGCGCACGCCGGTGCTGTGCGACCTCAAACCCTCGGGCCAGTACCTCGCGGTCGACCTGCACAAGGCCGGGGGCATTCCGCAGGTGATGAAAATCCTGCTCAAGGCCGGCCTGCTGCACGGCGACTGCCTCACCATCACCGGCCAGACGATCGCCGAGGTTTTGCAAGACGTGCCCGACGCACCGCGCGCCGACCAGGATGTGATCCGTCCGATCGACAAGCCGCTGTACGCCCAGGGCCACCTCGCCATCCTCAAGGGCAATCTCTCACCCGAGGGCGCGGTGGCCAAGATCACCGGACTCAAGAACCCGGTCATCACCGGCCCGGCGCGCGTGTTCGACGACGAGCAGTCGGCGCTGCAAGCCATTCTGGACGGCCGGATCCAGGCCGGCGACGTGATGGTGCTGCGCTACCTGGGCCCCAAGGGCGGACCTGGCATGCCCGAGATGCTCGCCCCCACCGGCGCGCTGATCGGCGCGGGTCTGGGCGAGAGCGTGGGCCTGATCACCGACGGCCGCTTCAGCGGCGGCACCTGGGGCATGGTGGTGGGCCACGTAGCGCCCGAGGCGGCGGCGGGTGGCACGATCGCGTTCGTGCGCGAAGGCGACACCATCACCATCGATGCGCACCGCCTGCTGTTGGAGTTGCACGTGCCCGAGGCGGAGATCGCCCAGCGCCGCCAGGGCTGGAGCGCGCCGGCACCGCGCTACACGCGCGGCGTGCAGGCCAAGTTCGCCTTCAATGCGGCCAGCGCCAGCAAGGGCGCCGTGCTGGACAATTTTTAA
- a CDS encoding TIGR04438 family Trp-rich protein, whose protein sequence is MYLLIAGVLLLLMKYLEFGVVAEWSWWVVLAPFALAVVWWAWADATGYTKRKAMEKMDQKKQDRIDKQRESLGIKTKRRSR, encoded by the coding sequence ATGTATTTGCTGATCGCCGGCGTTCTGCTGTTGTTGATGAAGTACCTGGAGTTCGGCGTCGTGGCCGAATGGTCCTGGTGGGTGGTGTTGGCGCCCTTCGCCTTGGCGGTGGTCTGGTGGGCCTGGGCCGACGCCACGGGCTATACCAAGCGCAAGGCCATGGAGAAGATGGACCAGAAGAAGCAGGACCGCATCGACAAGCAGCGCGAAAGCCTGGGCATCAAGACCAAGCGGCGCTCGCGCTGA
- a CDS encoding c-type cytochrome yields MKRALLIMAAITTLAAPAMADEALAKSKNCMACHAVDKKLVGPSYKDVAKKYGSDAKAVDALAAKIMKGGSGVWGAIPMPANPQVNEADAKKLAAWVLNQK; encoded by the coding sequence ATGAAACGCGCTCTCCTGATTATGGCTGCCATCACCACCCTGGCAGCGCCCGCCATGGCCGACGAAGCGCTGGCCAAGAGCAAGAACTGCATGGCCTGCCACGCCGTGGACAAGAAACTCGTGGGCCCGTCGTACAAGGACGTGGCCAAGAAGTACGGCAGCGACGCCAAGGCGGTGGACGCGCTGGCCGCCAAGATCATGAAGGGCGGCTCCGGCGTGTGGGGCGCGATTCCCATGCCGGCCAACCCACAAGTCAACGAAGCCGACGCCAAGAAGCTGGCCGCCTGGGTGCTGAACCAGAAGTAA